Proteins found in one Erythrobacter sp. 3-20A1M genomic segment:
- a CDS encoding DUF3422 domain-containing protein, whose product MIEVDPVRRQVVEEMHLRPSPSVDAPTAMVQFLLLQTQAGTQRLIRRLEGDAQDRRATRHGHFSCDGMDFLWERHSEACTFTVVARVSGVGELCRQLLPLLDPIPGQVLRAIKIAVENDPVRIRNLQQEWQLNRSETVAGQIGELQFWSNFRLNEEDGFGQLLIKPGSMGPNETGRAIQQLQELGNYRNLALLSLPLVRERESELARLEERASAIINQLAGPTDDLEILDELIIAAGEVAHLRDGVSFRLSATRAYGQIASDRLESLGARTLNDFQSLTEFTNRRLLPALRTCENFAARIGDLALRIEQATGLLRARIETRLNVQSGELLRSLGETASNQLRLQHLVEGLSVFAVGYYALGLLGYLLAAVPIAWIGPHKTFQAYLVIPILIMIGLFLRRQRRKDPIDREPDV is encoded by the coding sequence ATGATCGAGGTTGACCCTGTTCGGCGGCAAGTTGTCGAAGAGATGCATCTGCGCCCCAGTCCGTCGGTCGATGCCCCGACCGCGATGGTTCAATTCCTTCTCCTCCAGACGCAGGCGGGCACCCAGAGGCTCATTCGGCGGCTGGAGGGCGATGCGCAAGACCGCAGGGCCACGCGCCATGGTCACTTTTCCTGCGACGGGATGGACTTTCTTTGGGAACGGCACAGCGAAGCATGCACGTTCACGGTGGTTGCACGCGTCAGCGGGGTCGGTGAACTATGCCGGCAACTCCTGCCGCTGCTCGACCCTATTCCGGGCCAGGTCCTGCGAGCCATCAAGATTGCCGTCGAGAATGACCCTGTACGCATTCGCAATCTGCAACAGGAATGGCAGCTCAACCGGTCGGAAACTGTGGCAGGGCAAATCGGCGAACTGCAATTCTGGTCAAATTTCCGGCTGAACGAAGAAGACGGGTTCGGGCAGCTTCTGATCAAGCCCGGATCGATGGGACCCAACGAGACCGGTCGCGCGATCCAGCAGCTTCAGGAGCTGGGTAACTACCGCAACCTCGCACTGCTCTCGCTTCCGTTGGTGCGCGAACGCGAAAGCGAGCTCGCGAGATTGGAAGAACGCGCGAGCGCGATAATCAACCAGCTGGCGGGCCCGACCGATGATCTGGAGATCCTCGACGAATTGATCATCGCGGCAGGAGAAGTCGCGCATCTGCGCGATGGAGTCTCCTTCAGGCTAAGCGCCACGAGGGCCTATGGCCAGATAGCCAGCGACCGCCTCGAGAGTCTCGGCGCGCGCACGCTCAACGATTTCCAATCCCTGACCGAATTTACCAATCGACGCCTGTTGCCTGCCTTGCGGACATGCGAGAACTTTGCCGCTCGGATAGGCGATCTCGCGCTGCGGATCGAACAAGCCACCGGCTTGTTGCGAGCGCGGATAGAAACGCGGCTGAATGTTCAGAGTGGCGAACTCCTTCGCTCGCTCGGTGAAACCGCCAGCAACCAGCTGCGGCTGCAACATCTCGTCGAGGGACTGTCGGTATTTGCGGTGGGTTACTACGCGCTCGGACTGCTGGGGTATCTCCTGGCGGCTGTTCCGATAGCCTGGATCGGGCCGCACAAGACCTTCCAAGCCTATCTTGTCATCCCGATCTTGATCATGATTGGACTATTTCTTCGCCGCCAACGCCGTAAAGATCCGATAGATAGGGAACCGGATGTGTGA
- a CDS encoding alginate export family protein, whose product MDRSIRSEGPQRSNRICLRPRARARAASGPEQSEDGFSITGQFRVRGEAIDGQFRSFGPDSEELLLLQTRVDAQYKMGDLVLGGEIMDARAYSTADNSTLRQAEVNALEPLQYWAQYDLGDGLGEGTNTTLKLGQQRMLLGSARLINNPLFRNTANTYLGLRGDIKRGNTDGLTAFYMLPTRILPDDIEGYYDNRIEIDRNGFDLQLAGAFYHRKVADLNLELYAYYLGERDSSGFQTRDRRLLTPGMRIYREPKRGKLDFELEGILQRGKARRTAAATDLVDKDVRAFYLYGELGYRLDNAIGPRFAVSATYGSGQDESDKITRFDQLFGAIFPDYAPPGLYGPTTLSNVSSFGADVIWTPGKWTIWNTFRRLRAPEPNDVFGRTGIRNGPNGEVGDQFFLRARYRLSPKVRFEVGGALLLKGDFLKEAPGVISRDDTRYIYSDLTFVF is encoded by the coding sequence CTGGACCGGTCGATACGCTCGGAAGGTCCGCAGCGGTCGAACAGGATTTGCCTCCGGCCGCGCGCGCGCGCGCGCGCCGCATCCGGTCCGGAGCAGAGCGAGGACGGGTTCTCGATCACCGGCCAGTTCCGCGTTCGGGGTGAGGCAATCGATGGGCAGTTCAGATCGTTCGGCCCTGATAGCGAAGAACTCCTGCTCCTGCAGACGCGTGTCGACGCGCAATACAAGATGGGCGATCTTGTCTTGGGCGGAGAGATAATGGACGCGAGGGCCTACAGCACCGCCGACAACAGCACACTGCGGCAAGCGGAGGTCAACGCGCTTGAGCCCTTGCAGTATTGGGCGCAGTACGATCTTGGCGATGGGCTTGGCGAGGGCACGAACACCACGCTGAAACTTGGGCAGCAACGCATGCTGCTCGGCTCTGCCCGTTTGATCAACAATCCGTTGTTTCGCAACACGGCAAACACGTATCTCGGTCTGCGCGGCGATATAAAGCGCGGCAACACGGACGGCCTGACAGCCTTCTACATGTTGCCGACCAGGATCCTCCCAGACGACATCGAAGGGTATTACGACAACCGGATCGAAATTGATCGCAATGGTTTCGACCTCCAACTCGCTGGCGCATTTTATCATCGCAAGGTCGCTGATCTAAATCTCGAACTCTACGCTTATTACCTCGGCGAAAGAGACAGTTCCGGTTTCCAGACACGCGACCGAAGGCTTTTGACACCCGGCATGCGTATCTACCGCGAGCCGAAGCGCGGAAAGCTGGACTTTGAGCTTGAAGGAATTCTCCAGCGCGGAAAGGCGCGGCGTACGGCGGCGGCCACCGACCTCGTCGACAAAGATGTTCGCGCCTTCTATCTTTATGGCGAACTCGGTTACCGGCTCGACAATGCGATCGGCCCGCGTTTCGCCGTGTCGGCCACATACGGCTCGGGACAGGACGAGAGCGATAAAATTACGCGGTTCGACCAACTCTTCGGGGCCATCTTCCCCGACTACGCTCCGCCCGGACTTTATGGCCCGACCACTCTGTCCAATGTCTCCTCGTTTGGCGCGGACGTGATCTGGACACCGGGAAAGTGGACTATCTGGAACACTTTCCGGCGCCTGCGCGCGCCCGAGCCGAACGATGTGTTCGGGCGTACAGGGATCAGGAATGGTCCCAACGGCGAGGTTGGGGACCAGTTTTTCCTTCGCGCGCGTTATCGCCTTTCCCCGAAAGTTCGTTTCGAAGTCGGCGGCGCCTTGTTGCTTAAGGGAGATTTCCTGAAAGAGGCGCCAGGCGTGATCAGTCGGGACGACACCCGCTACATTTATTCCGATTTGACCTTCGTATTCTGA
- a CDS encoding DsrE family protein has product MMKSIMVSMAGVSLAIAGPAAAQSPEWTTPTIQGYGKIKNYPNAAERPIPGMEYKLVWAIDSDAQREGVNRTLWSAARVVNLLTAGGVPQDDIDIAIVLYGPAIDAALTNEAYAAAHDGAQNPNLELMKALHDFGVKFYACGQTMAGSDIAESDLNEFTEMSLSAQIVLTNYALQGYVTMPDG; this is encoded by the coding sequence ATGATGAAATCAATCATGGTGAGCATGGCGGGCGTGTCGCTTGCGATAGCCGGTCCCGCCGCAGCACAGTCGCCCGAATGGACCACGCCGACGATCCAGGGCTACGGGAAGATCAAGAACTATCCCAACGCCGCCGAACGGCCCATTCCGGGTATGGAATACAAGCTGGTGTGGGCGATCGATTCGGATGCCCAGCGCGAAGGCGTGAACCGGACCCTGTGGTCGGCCGCCCGCGTCGTGAACCTCCTGACAGCCGGCGGTGTCCCGCAGGACGATATCGACATCGCGATCGTGCTCTACGGTCCGGCAATCGATGCCGCGCTGACCAACGAGGCCTATGCGGCTGCTCATGACGGTGCCCAGAATCCCAATCTCGAGCTGATGAAGGCGTTGCACGATTTCGGGGTGAAGTTTTACGCCTGCGGACAGACAATGGCGGGCAGCGACATTGCCGAGAGCGATCTCAACGAATTCACCGAGATGAGCCTCTCGGCCCAGATCGTCCTGACCAATTATGCGCTGCAGGGTTACGTCACAATGCCGGATGGCTGA
- a CDS encoding bifunctional UDP-sugar hydrolase/5'-nucleotidase produces MVLNFKRSTVFMSAAALALGGVANAASASDAEPTGAQSEDTVEVTILQLADLHGQMDPHQDLFLEDGEIVFRERGGLAHIKTLVEQERAANPGRTLLIDAGDLYQGDGYSAMSKGEALIGPLRHLKYDVIVPGNWAVVYGKDQMIRLENNLGTTPIVENIYHADTFEPIYEQTMIREIEGVKLGFLGLDDPDVPRRQNPAMSDGLVFSEVDGRLKNKIDEFVVANDIDVMFLITHLGVFKQIAIADSPVSEHVDYVLGSDTHERIRQPLQRRHAKVTEPGAFGTFVGKLTLTIRDGEVVGDSYELLDVDPDKYPADPQMAALIEQAKAPHREELERVMGYTSPPIYRYLTVETPMDHMITDAFRWKTGTQIALSNGFRYGNPVVPQNDRPAPITMANLWNWMPLNTKLKTGKVKGEVLHQWLENEVNNAFSPKPAERFGGYLVRFSGIRMRFEPSLPKGQRITELLVDG; encoded by the coding sequence GTGGTACTGAACTTCAAGCGTTCCACCGTATTCATGTCCGCCGCCGCCTTGGCTCTAGGCGGCGTGGCCAACGCCGCTTCCGCATCGGATGCGGAACCGACTGGCGCCCAATCAGAGGATACTGTGGAGGTTACGATCCTCCAGCTTGCCGATCTGCATGGACAGATGGACCCCCACCAGGATCTGTTTCTCGAAGACGGCGAAATCGTCTTCCGCGAGCGTGGCGGTCTTGCCCATATCAAGACGCTGGTCGAACAGGAACGCGCGGCCAACCCGGGACGAACGCTTCTGATCGACGCGGGCGATCTTTACCAGGGCGACGGCTATTCGGCCATGTCCAAAGGCGAGGCCCTGATCGGCCCGCTGCGCCATCTCAAATATGACGTGATCGTGCCGGGCAACTGGGCGGTGGTCTATGGCAAGGACCAGATGATCAGGCTCGAGAACAACCTCGGGACGACACCGATCGTCGAGAACATCTATCATGCCGACACCTTCGAGCCGATCTACGAGCAGACCATGATCCGCGAGATCGAGGGTGTGAAGCTCGGTTTCCTGGGTCTCGATGATCCTGATGTCCCGCGGCGGCAGAACCCTGCGATGAGCGATGGCCTGGTGTTCAGCGAGGTCGACGGTCGCCTCAAGAACAAGATCGATGAGTTCGTGGTAGCCAATGATATCGATGTGATGTTTCTCATCACCCATCTTGGGGTCTTCAAGCAGATTGCCATTGCCGACAGTCCGGTCAGCGAGCACGTCGATTACGTGCTCGGCAGCGACACGCACGAACGCATCAGGCAGCCTTTGCAACGGCGCCATGCGAAAGTGACCGAACCGGGTGCCTTTGGCACTTTCGTCGGCAAGCTCACGCTGACGATCAGGGATGGCGAGGTTGTCGGCGACAGCTATGAACTGCTCGACGTCGACCCGGATAAGTATCCAGCCGATCCCCAAATGGCCGCTCTCATCGAGCAGGCAAAGGCACCGCACCGCGAGGAACTAGAGCGGGTGATGGGGTACACCTCGCCCCCCATCTATCGTTATCTCACCGTCGAGACGCCGATGGACCACATGATAACCGACGCGTTTCGCTGGAAAACAGGCACGCAGATCGCGCTTTCCAATGGCTTCCGTTACGGCAATCCCGTCGTACCGCAAAACGATCGACCGGCGCCGATCACCATGGCGAACCTGTGGAACTGGATGCCGCTCAATACCAAGCTCAAGACAGGAAAGGTAAAGGGTGAGGTGTTGCATCAGTGGCTGGAAAACGAGGTCAACAACGCCTTCTCGCCCAAGCCGGCCGAGCGCTTCGGAGGCTATCTCGTTCGCTTCTCCGGTATCAGAATGCGCTTCGAGCCATCGCTCCCGAAGGGGCAGCGCATTACCGAACTGCTTGTCGACGGATAG